A section of the Mycobacteriales bacterium genome encodes:
- a CDS encoding GNAT family N-acetyltransferase has protein sequence MISVEPATPGRWDDVVLAFGTGSCWCQRFRRHDEADNRAALRAEIETGVVPVGLIAYVEGDPAAWSRVVPRHTLPGVQENRALRRLLADDPGAWWVSCVVVRREHRGHGVGVALLRAAVDHARRHGATALDGHPVDVGRLKARPSASALFTGTRSMFAAAGFEEIGRTYVSRPVMRRELG, from the coding sequence GTGATCTCGGTCGAGCCGGCGACGCCGGGGCGCTGGGACGACGTCGTGCTGGCGTTCGGCACCGGGTCCTGCTGGTGCCAGCGGTTCCGGCGCCACGACGAGGCCGACAACCGGGCGGCGCTGCGGGCGGAGATCGAGACGGGCGTGGTGCCGGTGGGGCTGATCGCCTACGTGGAGGGCGATCCGGCCGCGTGGAGCCGGGTCGTGCCCCGGCACACGTTGCCCGGGGTGCAGGAGAATCGGGCCCTCCGGCGGCTGCTGGCGGACGACCCGGGCGCGTGGTGGGTGAGTTGCGTCGTCGTGCGGCGGGAGCATCGCGGCCACGGGGTGGGGGTCGCGTTGCTCCGGGCGGCGGTCGACCACGCCCGGCGGCACGGGGCGACCGCGCTCGACGGCCACCCCGTCGACGTCGGCCGGCTGAAGGCGAGGCCGTCGGCGTCGGCGTTGTTCACCGGCACGCGGTCGATGTTCGCCGCGGCCGGCTTCGAGGAGATCGGGCGGACCTACGTCAGCCGGCCGGTCATGCGGCGGGAGCTCGGCTGA
- a CDS encoding AAA family ATPase: MLFIVGPPAVGKMTVGEAIAARTGLRVFHNHLAIEPVLRLFPYGTPPFGRLVDRFRRDLIEEVAASDRPGLIFTLVWAFDLAEDEQAVRRFAEPFRTRGGRVLHLELEASQEERLRRNRGEHRLAEKPSKRDLAASERGLLELDERYQLGSGGRFDDRTDYLRLDNTRLDPDRVAALVIEHFRLPSAG, encoded by the coding sequence TTGCTGTTCATCGTCGGCCCGCCGGCGGTCGGCAAGATGACCGTGGGCGAGGCGATCGCCGCCCGGACCGGCCTGCGGGTGTTCCACAACCACCTGGCGATCGAGCCGGTGCTGCGGCTCTTCCCGTACGGGACCCCGCCGTTCGGGCGGCTGGTCGACCGGTTCCGGCGTGACCTGATCGAGGAGGTTGCGGCCAGCGACCGGCCCGGCCTGATCTTCACCTTGGTCTGGGCGTTCGACCTTGCCGAGGACGAGCAGGCGGTCCGGCGGTTCGCCGAGCCGTTCCGGACCCGGGGCGGCCGGGTGCTCCACCTCGAGCTGGAGGCGAGCCAGGAGGAGCGGCTGCGGCGCAACCGGGGCGAGCACCGGCTGGCCGAGAAACCGTCCAAACGCGACCTGGCCGCCTCCGAGCGGGGTCTGCTGGAGCTGGACGAGCGGTATCAGCTCGGCTCGGGCGGCCGGTTCGACGACCGCACCGACTACCTCCGCCTCGACAACACGCGGCTGGATCCGGACCGGGTCGCCGCCCTCGTCATCGAGCACTTCCGGCTTCCGTCAGCGGGGTAG
- a CDS encoding VOC family protein: MASGVAAVWVPVQDMARAVGFYQDTLGFEVTKQQSDWSEVDANGLKIGLNGREGTGAQADGGAVISFQPDGDIEDEVSRLRSAGVTFAGDISDHDWGRIAAFKDSEGNDLQLYSAPSN, encoded by the coding sequence ATGGCCAGCGGAGTAGCCGCGGTGTGGGTTCCGGTCCAGGACATGGCGCGGGCGGTCGGGTTCTATCAGGACACGCTCGGCTTCGAGGTGACCAAGCAGCAGTCCGACTGGAGCGAGGTCGACGCGAACGGGCTCAAGATCGGGCTGAACGGCCGGGAAGGGACCGGCGCACAGGCCGACGGCGGCGCCGTCATCAGCTTCCAGCCCGACGGCGACATCGAGGACGAGGTCAGCCGGCTGCGCTCGGCCGGAGTGACGTTCGCCGGCGACATCAGCGACCACGACTGGGGCCGCATCGCCGCGTTCAAGGACAGCGAGGGCAACGACCTGCAGCTCTACAGCGCCCCCAGCAACTGA
- a CDS encoding glycosyltransferase produces MQGQRTAAAEVSAADDRLAERLTVVLLTYNCAARIGAVLDRLTGLGVPVVVVDNGSRDDIRGVLAGFPGVDAVLLPTNIGAAARNAGLERATTPYVAFCDDDGWYERDGLRAAVDLLDAHPRLGLVNARILVGAEQRLDVISAEMAASPVPERAGIPGPVLLSFMAGAAIVRREAYQEAGGYDGRFFIGGEEETLAVKLARRGWQMRYAPEVVLHHRPSLANAGSLRHIGLRNTVVNAWLHRPLRSALRWTAFSLADAPKNRDFGRGLGLILRAVPWILRERSPMPAALDADLRLLDERRFRVRRRFLTYREDLRRSAYPRPGGLFEGSGVRLPPGTESERGEGEMSWPAE; encoded by the coding sequence ATGCAAGGACAGCGGACGGCGGCGGCCGAGGTGTCCGCTGCGGACGACCGGCTGGCGGAGCGGCTGACCGTCGTACTGCTCACGTACAACTGCGCGGCCCGGATCGGCGCGGTGCTGGATCGGCTGACCGGCCTCGGCGTGCCGGTCGTGGTCGTCGACAACGGATCCCGGGACGACATCCGGGGCGTACTGGCCGGGTTCCCCGGGGTCGACGCGGTGCTGCTGCCCACCAACATCGGCGCGGCCGCCCGCAACGCCGGCCTGGAGCGGGCCACCACCCCCTATGTCGCGTTCTGCGACGACGACGGCTGGTACGAGCGCGACGGGCTGCGCGCGGCCGTGGACCTGCTCGACGCGCACCCGAGACTGGGGCTGGTCAACGCGCGCATCCTCGTCGGCGCGGAGCAGCGGCTGGACGTGATCAGCGCGGAGATGGCGGCCAGCCCGGTGCCGGAGCGGGCCGGCATCCCCGGGCCGGTGCTGTTGAGCTTCATGGCCGGTGCCGCGATCGTGCGGCGTGAGGCGTACCAGGAGGCGGGCGGGTACGACGGGCGGTTCTTCATCGGCGGCGAGGAGGAGACGCTGGCGGTGAAGCTGGCCCGGCGCGGCTGGCAGATGCGCTACGCGCCGGAGGTCGTCCTGCACCACCGGCCGAGCCTGGCCAACGCCGGGTCGCTGCGGCACATCGGCCTGCGTAACACGGTCGTCAACGCCTGGTTGCACCGGCCGCTGCGCAGCGCCCTGCGGTGGACCGCGTTCAGCCTCGCCGATGCCCCGAAGAACCGGGACTTCGGGCGCGGGCTCGGGCTGATCCTGCGGGCGGTCCCGTGGATCCTGCGCGAGCGGTCGCCGATGCCGGCCGCGCTCGACGCCGACCTGCGGCTGCTGGACGAACGGCGGTTCCGGGTCCGGCGCCGTTTCCTCACCTACCGGGAGGACCTGCGGCGCAGCGCCTATCCCCGCCCCGGCGGATTGTTCGAGGGATCCGGGGTACGACTGCCGCCCGGAACGGAGTCCGAACGAGGGGAAGGAGAGATGTCATGGCCAGCGGAGTAG